In Alosa alosa isolate M-15738 ecotype Scorff River chromosome 10, AALO_Geno_1.1, whole genome shotgun sequence, the genomic stretch gaatgaataataataataataataataataataataataataataataataataaccatgCACTTAACAGTATTAACACATTTAATGTGTGATTTTGCTAAATGGAACAGAATGAAAACAGAAGGTAACTGAAGGCAATAGGACCTCCCAGCCAAAACCTTTGAGAATTGGCATGAAGATTAAAGGCAAGCATAATCTGGCAAAAAACAATCTCTAACCCAAAGTCTGGTTTATAACACTGATTATTTAAGTGAGCTATTGCACAgtccaagtaggcctacagcattaGAATGTAGTTAAGAACTTACCATGGATTTTCAGAAAGAAACTACACAATCTCCCATAATGCAGACACAAACAGGTGGCTGACAACAACCCTGTCTCTTTTTGTTGTTTCGCAGCTTCACTGCTTGGGACCCATTATAATAATAGGCTCATTGACTTCACAGCGCTGCACAGATCTGGCAGAACTTGACGCAAGCATCGTTAGCCAGATCTGCGCAGCGCTGCATAGTGGAAGGATAGTAAGCATGACCTGGCCTGAAACATGGGCGTAGTaaagggggcagccgtggcctactggttagcgcttcggactgttaaccggttcgaaccccgaccaataggcacggctgaagtgcccttgagcaaggcacctcttTACTGccccccgagcgctgctgttgttgcaggcagctcactgcgccgggattagtgtgtgcttcatctcactgagtgttcactgtgtgctgagtgtgtttcactaattcacggattgggataaatgcaaagaccaaatttcactcacgggatcaaaagagtatacttatacttatagtaAGCTGCTAATTGAGGTGGTGTTAACCAACTATTCCAGTTATTCTCTATGCAATGTCTCTGGACAATCTTGGCATGGGTCAAACTCTGATTTGCACGTTTGTCTTCTAGTAGACTGCTCTTAAGAAGACTATGCCTAGTAAACTAGCCTGGTACAGCTGTTACTATAGCCTACAATCTATTTAGAAAATTGATTAAAATGTGTCTCTTTGCTCCACGAGGAAACATGCATTTGGAGAAGAATCTTCGCTAAAACTACTTGTCATCCTTCGTTCATTTCCGGACTTTATAAAgcctattttgtttgtttgtttgttttaaataagTAATATGCTATCGGTCtggtagcataggcctacattcatCAATTTCTACATGCAACAGTTCTTCAATTGTCCCTCCTGCTTTAACTGTGCCCACTGTTACCCTCTCAGACTCCTCCTTTCCTGTGCACGGTACGTGCCCTGCGTCACTGGGCTTCTCTTTCTGTAGCCTACACCACCAGACACATCCAGAGACCAGGGACATGGCTCCATAGAACCGCACATGGCGTACAGAAGCCATGAACCAAAAAAGAACTCACCAAAAACAATAAATGCATCCGTAGCAACCTGATTTGATTTATTTCGGATTTCACTCTTCCAAAAACCAACAAcagcaatattttttttttgcagtgttgaGGGAAGCTGCTTGCAACTCCATATTTCACTAGCTACTTTACGCGTTAACCGGATCAGTCTGATTTCCCTTTTCAAACATGGGTGTGCAAGGTTTCCAAGAGTATATTGAAAAGCACTGTCCGAATGCTGTCGTACCGGTGGAACTCCAAAAGCTTGCCCGGGGTAGCTTGGTTGGAGGCGGCAGGCAGAGACCGCCTCAAAGTCCGCTCAGGCTTCTAGTTGACGCCGAAAATTGCCTCCACCGGCTCTACGGTGGTTTCTACACCGACTGGGTAAGTGGAGGCCAATGGAACCACATGCTTGGCTACTTGGCTGCACTCGCTAAGGCCTGCTTTAACGGGAACATAGAGCTCTTGGTATGTTTCAATGGCGCCCTGGAGAAAGGCCGTCTTCACGAGTGGGTCAAGCGACAGGTGAACGAAAGACAGACAGCGCAGCAGATAATCAGCCACGTCCAGAATAAAGGTACCCCACCACCAAAGGTCTGGTTCCTGCCTCCGGTATGCATGGCCCACTGTATCCGACTGGCCCTCCTCAGGTTCCACATTGGGGTAAGTGCGAGAGTACTTTGCCAGGTTGATGATGGCCAGGGATGCTTTGAGCTCTTGCCCAAATATCTGGGCTGTTAGGTTAGCCAAATAGCTAGGCTAATGTAGAGTTGTCAATGTCTACAAATTGCctgttagcaagctaactttGCAGGAATAGATGCAAGCCATAGATAGCTATCTATAGCTAATTTAGCATAAAGGCTACCCAGCATAGCAATGGCTGGGTTAGCTCGAGACAGTTAGCAAGCTAGCTTGTTCCGCAGAGAAGTCTGCAGAATAGCCTATCAATGTGAAATGTGAACTGATTATGTGGGCAACATTTCAATTTCCAACATCTGACATGCTTGCAGATTGCTACTATCTATTTGGGAGTTCGGTTGATGTGTTAAAAACTTGTTCATCAAGGTCAGTGACGTGCTACCAAGCTAAATCTGACATGATCAAACTTGTTAGCTGACTAGTTAGCCCAACAACTTGTCAGTTGTGTAGCCTGTTGCCATAATACGGCCCTGACAAACGGTTATCTAGTAGCCTAAGTTTAGTTTAGTAAATCTAACTAAATCCCTGACAGCTCGTTGCACGAAACATCAACTACATttccacctcattttacttagTCCTATTTAGTTTTTCCACTTAACCAGATCACATCGACGTGGCTGGAGTGTTTGTTCAGCAGTCGACATAAGAATCTGAACAGTATGTGTAACGTTAATTATGAAACCTTGGTTGGCCCAACTTCCTCAGGATTATTCTGCTGGAAAAATGGGTTGACAGTCTGTTTTGGGTAGTTTTATGGGTTGAGTTAAACGCCAGTGATTGATTCAAGTGTGATGATGGCCTAAGGTGAGATGTGTGTGCTAGTTGCAATGTTAAGTAACTCATTCTCAGCTGATGCGCTGACAAAGACAACTGAGTCACCTCACTAATTAACCAGTTAAAAAGTATCAGTTTCATATCAAAGTAAGCGACTCTTATCTCGTGTGAGAGATTTATGAAATACTCATGTCGAATAGCACCAATGGTATGCCTAATTCTTCTTAGAATTAGAGCATAGAATCGCTTTCTACTACAGAAACAACCCAAAGCAGGTAGAGTATTGAATCAGTGTCATTTTCAGAAATTGCATAAGTTAAAACAAGTAAGCATTTGGTTAAACGTTAAAAGAGAATAAGAATAGGCAAGGTAACACAAATCTGTCCTTGCAGGTGTTAGTGCTGAACAGTAGCAGTTTAATTATTACAGTTAATAATACAATATGTCACTGAGATTTTTAAAACAAGCATGTGATTTCCTTTACTTTCCAAGAGCAATCCCACACAACTGTTCCCAAGGAAGCATGAATTATGCAAAACAGGTCACTTTCACAGCTAAAACTACTGTTTTTGAATCTGCTGGAGTTCACAGATTTTACAGTAGCACTCGCTGCCCTCCCAAAAGCAAAATTCCCATTATATAATGTCCATGTGCAAAATATCGCCCTGGGTTTCACATAGACACATAAGTAGTTTGTCAGACAAGGATATTTCCTTGGCTCTGCCCCTCACAGCAGCTAGGAAGAGAGGGTCGCTGAGGAGTTCAGTACCGGCTCTTGGTTGGTCCACTGGAAGTCCCTCCTTTCCCCGCCTATAATAGGTTGTCTAGggaaggcagtgtgtgtgagtcctcaGGCGGTCTGAGCATTGCAATTGGCTTTTCCTCAGGACGGTCACGTCACCTCTGTGCTGAAACACAGATGAAGCCTGAAGGGCCAGACAAAGTTTTAGAGGCCTTCTCCGAAATGGACGACCCACAAAAGGGGGATAGGCCCGTCTAGAGTAAATCAGGCAAAGTAGCATCAAACTGAACCTATCTTATGTACTGAACTTCTCTTATGTACCAGTGACTTCGTCAAATATTCCAAATATTTGTCCTCTCCTTTTGTAGCTGTAGAATTAAACGTGCCTTTTATTGGTATTTTCTGAACCTAACATGGCTGTTACATATTTCACTAATTGAAATACCCTAATCTTTAATTTTGTATGCATTTTGCCCCCAacaattgtttatttatttcctgCCACAGGTTGTCCAGAGCATCGAGGACCATCACCAGGAAGTGATCGCCTTATGCAGAGAGAATGGCTTCCATGGCCTGGTGGCGTACGACTCCGACTACGCCCTCTGCAACATCCCTTACTACTTCAGTGCCCACGCCCTCAAACTCAGCCGTAATGGCAAAAGCCTCACCACGAGCCAGTATCTGATGCATGAAGTTGCCAAGCAGCTCGATCTCAACCCAAACCGTTTTGTCATTTTTGCTTCGCTCTtaggtgtgtgttctgtgttagCGTGAGCATGCAGATTCATTGATTTATGTTTAATGTTAAATAGGCTTGTttgttgattggccactgtAGAAAATTCCCTTCCCTACatcctgtgtatatctgaaacaaaaaagtaattttgttcTCTTTGCATCTCTTAACGACAGGGGAAACTGTATATGCTTTATCACTTTTGTTTTATATTCTGCATATTTCCATGTGTTATGGGTTAGCATTGTCCTATGGAATACTGTGGAATAGCCACATGGAAGTTGCTAGAAAATTTAATACATCAGATGGTGTGTTTGAATGTTATCACAATCGTAACAGCATTATTCTTTTTCATGCTCATTCAGCGCAGACTCAGGGCTCTCTGAGCTGCTCTACATAGACTGTGAGTGCATCATAATAGTAATGGATGGTTCTGTTTCCGGTTGTTCTTTTCTAGGTAATCACATATTGCCTGATGAAGACTTGGCAGCTTTCCACTGGAGTCTGCTTGGACCAGAACACCCCTTGGCCTCACTGAAGGTACCATACTCTGCCTTGCCTTTATCTCCCTCTTTTTAATAGCGTCAAGGTGCAGAATGTTGTAGCAAGTAGCCTCAAGTTTAAATAGGACAAGAGTTATATGGAACAGAGATATATATTTGTACCATTTGTTTAATCCTTGTAAGAATGACTGATGCTGTGAATGATATTTTGTCTGTGACCTTGTTTACATCAGTGAAGTACATTCTATATTTTGCATATGGCGCttgtattaatattaatttgtATTCACTTCTGTAAAGTGTACTTTATGTATGTTGCATATGACGGTTATTATATAATGCATGGATCTTTGCATCAATGTTGATATGAGTGGCTGTTCTTTATGTGTGGCTGTTGAATGCCTCTCTACGGCTCCTGTTATACCAAAAAAGCGATAGTGACTAGTTTCCTTGACAACCACAGTAAAAATGAGGTCTGGCAGAGAACTTATCGCCACTGTGCAAAATCACTTCATCGTCCTCTCCTCATGGTCTTAAGCTCCAGCCAAAGAAATTAAACGTAATTAGTAAAATGCACTCTGTATAAATAAGAGAGATGACATAATCCGTGACCACCTCTACATCCCCCATGCCTGCAGATATTTCAGTTGATGTAGCAACAACAGCCAAACACAGAAGGATATCTaggcccccacccccaacagaGAATTGACCCATAATAATTATATCTATGTTTTGCGGCTGTTATGGCATGGCATAGATGTTATTCATTTCCCAAGTAGTGTTGTCAGTACTAGGTTGATCTGCCAGTGAAATGCATTGGTGCACAATGCATGTGTTAGTAATCTTATCACCATTTCTTTTTACCCTTTTAATGCTTGTCATTGGCTAGAAAGTGAATTGAATCAAAATAACACTGGTGAAGGTGAAGAACATTAAAAGAAACCATTTTAATTCTACAACTGTGTTCAACAATTAATTAATCAAGAGATTAATCGCCAAATATTTTGGTAATTGATTTGCCAAGTCGTGTTGAGAATTCTTTTTCAAAATCATAGTTCTGTGACTCCAACTTCTTTAAATTTGAATATTTTCAGGTTTCTTTACTCCTCTTTGACAGTTAACTGAATGTCCTTTGGGTGTGGACAATACAAGACATTTGAGGATGTCAACTTGaactgtgggaaacactgacaaacaataatagaaaaaaaaatgaacagatTAATCGATCAAATGTTTATTAATCAATCAGGATTTTGCACTTTAAGCTTGTGTCATTTACCACCAAATGTATGGGGCCTTAGTGGTATGACCTCATCTGTTGAGTCACCTGAGAGTTTGGCTGTTCCCATTGACGGCCATGAACCGACCCATCACATTGTAGCGCAGACGTGAGCTTTGGCTGGGTGAGGGTGTGATGGGTTGCTCGCTCTGCTGCAGGTACGTGCCCACCAGCTGGTCCTGCCGCCCTGTGACGTGGTTATCAGGGCTGTCGCCGAGTACGTCCGCAACATGAAGGACGTCAATGACCTGGAGGTTATCTCGAAAGACATCTTTAAGCACTCCCAGGTAAGTAGATGCTCAAAGTCGAGAGGTTGCAggtcattttttctttttattatgggGATTCAGAGCAGTCTTTGTGTGTCAGGATTTTAGCAATTCTGTTGTCATATTGAAGACTTTTTCAAATGGATTGCCTGCTGTATCTTCTCAAGGAAAAGTATGCAACAACGGCTAttccgatcaaagattctaaagcaCTTGGGAGCACCTGATCGGAATAGAATgtaccccatgtaaacagacgGCACACATTTTTAAATCGTTATAGTTTAATCGTAATGACAAAAGAACTGTCCTTGTAAACCTGGCTACTGTCCATTAACAACTCTGATATAGCCGCTGATTTGGGAGAATTTCTGGACCAGGTTTGACCAGACTTGGCCTAGAGCAGCTTTTCCGGACTCCGCTGCAACCTGCATTTAATATGGCTTCTGTGTTCCAGTCCAGAACCGACGACAAGGTGATCCGTTTCAAGAAGGCTGTGGAGTACTACTCAACTGCCAGCAAGCCTCCTCACTTCTCTCCTTATTTAGGTAAGGAGGTCCCAGATTGCTTCTTTTACGCCTGACTTAACGATGCCTGGGACTCGTCATTGTGACACTTGGCACACTTAGTAAATGTGAGAACATTATATGTGGGCCAAGTGGTTTTATCATGGCATAATATTTAATGGTTCCCCTGCACTTTTTTCTCCTTTATCCTTGACTCCAAAAACATTAGTTGCATTATTCATCTATTTTCAAGCACTTTGAAGTTTATGGTTCCTCTATCTAATGTTCCTGCCTCTGTCCGGTATTCCATCCTATACCACTTCCTGTCGTAGCGCGTGTGCTGAGAGGCAGGTTGTGTTCGTGTGCAGGAAGAGACAGGCGTGGAGGAGTTCGCAGTAATGTGAGAAATTTCCCCTCTCGCCACAGACCTTGTGTGCACTCTGGAATGGCTACTATGCCCTGTGCATACAAATAGGCTCCTTAAAAAAAGGCGCCTCTCGTGTAGTGACTACACAAGCCTAGTTTGAGGGGACTTGGGGCACGGGGTGGGGAtgagggagagattgagagagagaaagaaagaaacaaaaacactcCCTTCAACCAGCCCCAGCTGAAAGAAGTGAGGGCATAGATTCTGAGGTGGCTCATTCCTAAAGAGGCTGaagttgaagtgtgtgtgtgtgtgtgcgcgtgtgtgcgtgcttgaaACTCCACAGCGTTATGCTTAGCTTAGGTCCTGTAAATTGTCCTGCAATCTGACTCGGGGTTTTTCTAATGGCTAGCTTGTTATGGTAGAGCAGATCAAGCAAGCAAGCACGCACGCCCTCAATATGTTTTCTCCATGCTCAGAGGCCAGCTTGAAGTATGTAGGCTTGTTAATGGTCTTGTGCACTCTAGAatagtgtgtgtgctctgcctACACACATCTGAACAGGCCACGGGATTATCATGTCTCTGCCCACAGATTATGTACATTGTAGCCTGCAGCCAGTTTGACTAGGGTGAAGTGCATTGAATTCATGAGCAATTCATGACTTTTCAGCTGCTGCCTATTTGTGTCCTAAGTAGTAAACTAGTCTCCCACTGCATTTTATATTGATTACATTTCACAGTTTGACGTTTCCAATATATGTGCCTTTGCATCATGCGTCACAGGAAATGGATGTTTACTGAAGAATTCTGTTTCACCTCTTCAGTGAAAGTGTTAATTCCATTGAGGAGAAGATTCAGCCTCTCTACACTGAGGCTGACTGAGAGTGCTTCATTCTTATTTTATTCAGAAGGATGCCTAATATCGAAACATGCTCTTTTAACAGTAACCTACCATGAAAATTAGAGCAGAGAAGCATTTTGAAGTGAATCTGTTCCATCTGTTTGGAACCCTCCTTGTAGTCAGGCCCCACTATACCTCTGCAGTTCAGAATAATCCAGTGAAGAGTGTTTTGTAATAAACACAAAGCAAGAAGCCCTTAACAGCTGAAGATGGCACCCTGAGAGGTAGAGGCACTTCAGAGTGTTGTGTTAAGAGCATGTAAGAAGGGTTCTGTTAGGGAATTGGAGCGGGTCTAAGAGTAGGCAGATTTGGTGGCGGGCCTGTTGACAGCCCTGTGTGCCTGTTTGCTCTGTTCTCTGCAGCCAGACCAAATCAGATTGGAGTGTCTGCAGCTGTGCCACAATACGGACCTCCACCAATGCTCAACATTCCACAGGCTCCCCTTCCCATCAAACCTGGGGTGAGTAACTGGCTCCACCTAACTTAGCGCCACTACAactgaggtgcgttcaaatgcGCAAACATAGGcaaacatttgcaaacagttttcCGTTAGCCTTGGATTTTTGGCAAATGTTTGTGAACATTcgcaaacagtctgaggaggtagttctccgcGAACATACAGTGGAACTGGACATGAGTTTGACGAAGGCAACAATGCAATTACTGTTACATTggaatgttaacaccaaatcgttccaatttaactgttcaaagaaaacatgtGCACCACGAATGTTTGCCACTGTTTGCAATCCATACAATTCATGGGTATGTCATGTATTGTAAAGTGGGTGAGTTGGGGAGCGTGTCATGTATTGTAAAGTGGGTGAGTTGTGGAGTGTGTCATGTATTGTAAAGTGGATGAGTTGGGGAGCGTGTCATGAATTGTAAAGTGGATGATTTGGGGAGCGTGTCATGTATTGTAAAGTGGGTGAGTTGGGGAGCGTGTCATGTATTGTAAAGTGGATGATTTGGGGAGCGTGTCATGTATTGTAAAGTGGGTGAGTTGGGGAGCGTGTCATGAATTGTAAAGTGGATGATTTGGGGAGCGTGTCATGTATTGTAAAATGGGTGAGTTGCGGGTCAGGTCCAGCATGCCTTCTCCACTCCGCTGGCCGAGCCTGGTCCTGCCGCCGTGGAGGCAGCAGGGAAGGTCCTCCCGGATCAGAACAGCTTCGGCAACATTCCTCATGAAGGGAAGCAGCACACACCGCTCTATGAGAGGTCATCCCCCATCAATCCCAGCCACACGGGCAGCGCGGGGAGTGTGGGCAGCGACAGCCCCAACCACACCGACCCAGCGTTCTTCAACACCTCCTCCACATCCTCATCCTCTGAGAACGAGGAGTCCACCGGCACCACTGCCAAGTGAgatcccagcacacacacacacacacatcagccagGTTTATTGGGAATGAATGATTTCACTGATTGTAATATATTCTGCAATTAACACGGTACATTTTATTGTGCTTTTATGCCCCAACTCATGGTGATACGAATCTGTAGCTGTTGACTGTTTGCGTAATTTTATGTGCCATGGTACAGCATGCTCAAAATGGCCAATATTGAGAGAAGACCCAAATGGGTCATTCCATACCAAATAACCCAGAGCCTCATAGGTCATGTCAGGTTAAATATGTCTATTAATGTAGCTGTGGAAATGTTTAAAACTCAGTTTTTGTGGACTGCCCTGGATATGTCAGGCTCTGATGAGAATATTTCGAAAGATTGTGTGAATATGTCAAATTATCCATAGTGGTCCAGAGTCCAGACAGCAGAATCCCATTTCTGCCTGAGAAAAGTGCATATTGCTGGCCCATTGTGGCCATTGTCAGTCTGACCTATAAAAACCACACAGTCATTTATTGCCGCAGCGCTGGATAGCCAGAGTGGCTACAAAAGTGCCTGGAGTATCTGAGAAGTTCACACAACAGCAGCACTGTGTATTGTGACATGGAGGTGACTTGGACAGGGCTTTGCATTCCACTCAGTCCTACAGTAGTTCAGCCTTGCCTGGCTGTGCGTGTGCtctatgtgtgcttctgttattaatgcACAGGGGTATGTCTTCATTCCACAGTCATCTAAATGACCATAAAGGATGGGAAAAACAAGGAAATCAGACAGACAACATACCAGAAGAAGACCTCGGGGATCAAATAAAAGTAAGAGTCCTGGATCAGAACAGCTTTGGCAGATTCACATCTGAATGGCCACATTGTACCATGGCTATGAGTGAGATCTGGGAGTCAGGAAACATCATACGAGCGTATGAGCCAATAAGTATTTGAGTGGTGGCAAGGGCCCGAAGTGTGGACATTGTTTCTTTACAAGGTGGAACACATTCACTTTTCATCAGCGGAATGACAACATTAGTTGGAGGTTGCATATCCACTGGTCTTCATGCTTAGTCAAGCACaatttgcacagaaatgtatggTATGATTAAAACACCCTATGAAAGTGTTAGTTTTCATTCTTGATTTTGACTTTTCTGGATGTGATGATTGAGAAGTGGTGTAAGCTGTTAATAGAGACACCAGGATTGCACCACAGAGGGCACTTCTTTGTACAGTTCTATTCCCTTGAGGCAGATTCATAAATAAAACCATTCTGGTGGTGGAACACTGTGTATCAGGAGAGGCCTCACTTTCCACTGTTGCTGAATCATCTCGGAAGCAACACAAACTACTCACTGCTCTCTGTAGGACGTTTTCATAATGCCTTATTATATCCAAATGCTATGCCCCTCTGGTCTCTCAAGCATTTGTGTATTTCTACATAGCAGGAGCACCCCTGGATTTGTGTGATCACCTGGTAAATTAGATGGACTCCTGCAACAATTATGAGATTTAAAGGTCTTTCCCATATGCCCATTTAATACATTAGGAGCCCCTGTTCTACACATAGACAGGTACATATGTGTGTTACTCTTTTAATGATGTTGAAATGGCAGCTTCTCATCGTTTTCCTCGTGTGTTCCTCCTTCCTCCCCCAGACTGACCCGTGTGTGACCTCCCCGGTGAGCCCCGTACTGGACGTGGTCAGCCCACACTGCATCAACCCCGCTATCCCATCGCTGCTCTCCATGCCAACCAGGAACCACATGGACATCACCACACCCCCCTTACCCCTGGTGGCCCCTGAGGTGCTGCGTGTGGCCGAGCACAGGCACAAGAAGGGCCTCATGTACCCCTACATCTACCACGTCCTcacaaaggtcagaggtcaatgCGCCACCATGGACATTATCCCCATTAAATgttccacatactcgacgcacccgaccggtagcgcgacaatgtgacgtcacagaagcgccgtaaacatttataaataattttataaaataaatcgtttctattctttcctcttaattccatgtgttgcaactctcgctggtaactttgttaacttatccagcaaactattaaaaattcacgactgtaacaaaactgCAACTCTAAacgccctcgaactagtccatcttcctgtttccgctttgtcgctTCGCCTGAAAAAAAGGTGGTGCGCTACACCTGGCGcttacctggctaaaatcctggctGGCCCgccaagatctacgtcatttttaCGTCACGGTGTCgtgctacctggctaaaatcctggcgcgccagcaagatctacgccATTTTGGCGTCCACGATTGTCGCGCCACCGGATTGGTCGCCGAGTATGTAGAATCTCTTACACTTCCTTGCAAGAAaggcacatttatttatgtagaaTTCATGCACATTGCTAATAGGGCTGGGAGATATGGACCAAAAGTCATATTCCGATATATTTAGGTTGAATATCGATAGACGATCTATATCCTGATATTTTTTCTGCAAAGTTAGAGCTGTAAAATTAAATGTTCAGTCAAATATGAGTAGTTTTATTGAAAACTCACTactcaaataacaataaaatgtacacataaaactGGAGTGCCTTTTTAGAAATCAAAGCTCTGTAAGgtgcacatttaaataaaaaaaatatcttaaataaaaaaagcctataaaataaaataggccaatctttttctgaaataaatatatttatatgaaaAAAGTAGCGTGCAGTTtcacagcagtgcagagagcACCCTGTCATCAGCTTGCGTGGAGCAAGGATCATGGCGCAAATTTGAACTATATTGATATATGCGATATGGTCTAATTCCATAtcgcattttaaaatatatcgatatatcgatatatcgcccagccctaattgGTAATATATACCATTATAGTATATAGTGCATACCACATATTTACTCACTGTTGGGTTGATCAGTATGTCCTCAGCATGGTTTGATAACTGTCTGACTATGTACCAGGTCCAACATTACATACTTCTGCATCCATAGTCCCCAGCAAAGCTTATGCACACCCCATACTTAAAAAGGCCTGTCACATCCTAAAATGGGGTTAGAGAACATTGTTAGAACATCTCCATTGCCCTGACAAGGTTACACTATACCAAGCCTTCTTCTATCTTAATAGCTATACACACATTGCATCTTTTTAATGGTGTGATAACATAAACATCCTCTTTGTCTTCATCAAGCATAGGTAGGCATAGATTTACAAAGGTCAGACATCCCTTCGGGACACAGGCTGTCCTTATTAAATTCACATACTCATACATCTGTCATGCCCTCGTTCAGTTTTGGTAGGTACCAATATACGTACCTACCATGTCCTTGTTTAAGGATACAACTACTCCTACTCATCTCTTGTAGTATCTCATCTGTTTATTGGGCTTCTCTAAGCATTTCTATCCTATATGACGTCTAGCTCTGGTAAGGCTGTGTCTGTTAATGCCGGGACACTCCCGAGCTTCAAGGgttggaggagaagagaaatagCCTGTGTCTTCCCCAGTTCCCTGACTCCTCACTGAAGTGCTGCAGGAGCTAAATATACCACTCATCTACATATTGAGAACTCCGATATAAATTTGGacctgttttttctttctgtgccCCACCCacaattattttttctttatttgagATTTGTCTTGATTTGTGTGCTTTTGGGCTCTTGTAGACATGCACTTGTGGTGAACTAGTTTACTTAAAAAaagtagtattttttttttctgaagtaGATGTGAGATTCTATGCCATTGCATTGAACATGACTGTAGCTGTGGCAGTAGCACTGTCTGGTCTCAAATCCAGAACTTGACCAGAAAGGCG encodes the following:
- the LOC125301885 gene encoding constitutive coactivator of PPAR-gamma-like protein 1 homolog, whose product is MGVQGFQEYIEKHCPNAVVPVELQKLARGSLVGGGRQRPPQSPLRLLVDAENCLHRLYGGFYTDWVSGGQWNHMLGYLAALAKACFNGNIELLVCFNGALEKGRLHEWVKRQVNERQTAQQIISHVQNKGTPPPKVWFLPPVCMAHCIRLALLRFHIGVVQSIEDHHQEVIALCRENGFHGLVAYDSDYALCNIPYYFSAHALKLSRNGKSLTTSQYLMHEVAKQLDLNPNRFVIFASLLGNHILPDEDLAAFHWSLLGPEHPLASLKVRAHQLVLPPCDVVIRAVAEYVRNMKDVNDLEVISKDIFKHSQSRTDDKVIRFKKAVEYYSTASKPPHFSPYLARPNQIGVSAAVPQYGPPPMLNIPQAPLPIKPGVQHAFSTPLAEPGPAAVEAAGKVLPDQNSFGNIPHEGKQHTPLYERSSPINPSHTGSAGSVGSDSPNHTDPAFFNTSSTSSSSENEESTGTTANHLNDHKGWEKQGNQTDNIPEEDLGDQIKTDPCVTSPVSPVLDVVSPHCINPAIPSLLSMPTRNHMDITTPPLPLVAPEVLRVAEHRHKKGLMYPYIYHVLTKGEIKIWVSIEDEANKELPSAVQLFRPIRQYVYGVLFSLAEAKKKAERLAVRRNRLPEYQPVIIKEWAAYKGKSPHTPELVEALPFREWTCPNLKKLWLGKAVEDKNRRMRAFLACMRSDTPAMLNPANVPTSLLVLCCVLRFMLQWPGVRLLRRNELDAFLAQALSPKLYEPDQLQELKIDNLDPRGVQLAALFMSGVDMALFANDVCGQPIPWEHCCPWMYFDGKLLQSKLIRANRDKAPLIDLCDGQTELVAKVEKMRQSILEGLNFSRPPHPVPFPPPPPPPHGMPFYPPPNGNFYPPPPMPPPQARGRGVPGFPTISSQGGKLEIAGTVVGQWAGSRRGRGRGAFPIQVVSVGGPNRGRPRGVISTPVIRTFGRGAKYHGRGFKSQGSYQSKPAYAPSSANDTAAKERKKPSKGEETKLATLSPESSAAENGLEVPEQQLNGKADDAINSEPVSSPAESAFSNDSKMCNTNPHLNALNSDGEGLRDETLGPAVLKTEE